The following are from one region of the Moritella sp. 24 genome:
- a CDS encoding sigma-54 dependent transcriptional regulator, with translation MDTTKSVFVIDENIERRQNLETILSFLGEAWQSYDSHIDINASIELAANSVIVSSEHYSKKELSALLDANPMNPFLTFGAEAIVSEQGNLIGHIEHPFSYQQLTLLLGRCQSYRQCVASKLGQSASASKALIKQLVGRGDAIQSVRHLITQVASKGANVLVLGESGTGKEVIARSIHDASSRSDGPFVPVNCGAIPAELLESELFGHEKGAFTGAFSARKGRFELATGGTLFLDEIGDMPQPMQVKLLRVLQERIFERVGGSKAIKADVRVIAATHRNLEQMIIDGEFREDLFYRLNVFPIESPALRERPDDIPLLIQELLRRHEAEHDATILFTQRAMESLMQHSWPGNVRELSNLIERLLIMTAGNIVDIAELPAKYRYNDDGESQNGNHELPSELAERDAISAMFSDDIFADVEEEPQEDGFFSMPSSLPETGVNLKEMLAEFEIDMIKQALDQQAHVVARAADQLGMRRTTLVEKMRKYGLQKET, from the coding sequence ATGGATACTACTAAGTCAGTTTTTGTCATTGATGAGAATATTGAACGCAGACAAAATTTAGAAACGATATTGTCATTTCTTGGTGAAGCATGGCAGAGCTACGACTCCCATATTGATATTAATGCAAGTATCGAACTTGCTGCAAACAGTGTGATTGTTTCTTCAGAACACTATTCAAAAAAAGAATTGTCCGCACTACTTGATGCGAATCCAATGAATCCGTTTTTGACCTTTGGTGCTGAAGCAATTGTATCAGAACAAGGTAATCTTATTGGTCACATTGAGCATCCTTTTTCTTATCAACAACTGACGCTATTACTTGGACGTTGCCAATCTTATCGTCAATGTGTCGCGAGTAAATTAGGTCAATCAGCATCGGCTTCAAAAGCATTAATTAAGCAGTTGGTTGGTCGTGGAGATGCAATTCAAAGTGTACGCCATCTTATTACACAAGTAGCGTCAAAAGGCGCAAATGTTTTAGTTTTGGGTGAATCTGGTACTGGTAAAGAAGTGATCGCTCGTTCAATTCATGATGCTTCATCACGTAGCGATGGGCCTTTTGTACCGGTTAACTGTGGTGCTATTCCAGCTGAATTGTTAGAGAGTGAATTATTTGGTCATGAAAAGGGTGCATTTACGGGCGCATTTTCTGCTCGTAAAGGCCGTTTTGAATTGGCGACTGGTGGTACGCTATTTCTTGATGAAATTGGTGATATGCCACAACCGATGCAAGTTAAATTATTACGTGTCTTACAAGAACGTATTTTTGAACGTGTGGGCGGCAGTAAAGCAATTAAAGCCGATGTGAGGGTTATTGCTGCGACTCACCGTAATTTAGAACAGATGATCATTGACGGTGAATTCCGTGAAGACTTATTTTATCGTTTAAATGTATTCCCAATTGAAAGTCCAGCGTTACGCGAACGCCCAGACGATATTCCATTATTGATCCAAGAATTGTTACGTAGACACGAAGCCGAGCACGATGCGACTATCTTATTTACGCAACGGGCAATGGAATCGTTAATGCAGCATTCATGGCCCGGTAATGTTCGTGAGTTATCTAACTTGATCGAACGTCTACTTATCATGACCGCGGGTAATATTGTTGATATTGCCGAACTGCCTGCGAAGTATCGCTATAATGATGACGGTGAAAGCCAGAATGGTAATCATGAACTACCGAGTGAGTTAGCTGAACGTGATGCTATTTCTGCGATGTTTAGTGATGATATCTTTGCTGATGTTGAAGAAGAACCACAAGAAGATGGCTTTTTCTCGATGCCAAGCAGCTTGCCTGAAACGGGGGTGAACCTCAAAGAAATGTTAGCTGAATTTGAAATTGATATGATTAAGCAGGCGCTCGATCAACAAGCGCATGTTGTCGCGCGCGCAGCAGATCAATTAGGCATGCGTCGTACAACCCTCGTTGAGAAAATGCGTAAATACGGATTACAAAAAGAGACCTAA
- the secF gene encoding protein translocase subunit SecF, with protein sequence MNTITNGSKLRYISSAISVVFMLIAITFISVNGLNWGLDFTGGVITEVQLDPTITVSEITPLLQSALNQHVSVIEGGELGRWILRYAEPAVGMGIPDIKVVLAPLVTDVQVLNSSIVGSQVGQELAEQGGLALLISMLCIMAYLSYRFEWRLASGALFALVHDVLFVLGVFAAFQLEFNLTVFAAILAIIGYSLNDSIIIGDRIRELLILKPTLTIAEVNNSAISATISRTMVTSGTTLMTVSALWLLGGGPLDGFSTAMFIGLVVGTWSSVAVATTLPEFWGLNASHYQVSEVEEVLSVDNSSY encoded by the coding sequence ATGAATACAATAACGAACGGCAGTAAATTACGTTATATCAGCAGTGCCATTTCCGTGGTATTTATGTTGATAGCAATAACTTTTATTAGTGTTAATGGACTTAACTGGGGGCTCGACTTTACCGGTGGTGTCATTACCGAAGTACAACTTGATCCTACTATCACCGTGAGTGAGATAACCCCCTTATTACAGTCGGCGCTTAATCAACATGTCAGCGTCATTGAAGGCGGTGAATTAGGACGCTGGATCTTACGTTATGCAGAACCTGCGGTAGGTATGGGCATTCCCGATATTAAGGTTGTGCTTGCGCCCTTGGTGACAGATGTACAAGTACTTAATAGCAGTATTGTTGGTTCGCAGGTCGGGCAAGAACTTGCAGAACAAGGCGGACTAGCATTATTAATTTCAATGTTATGCATTATGGCCTACCTTAGCTATCGCTTTGAATGGCGTCTTGCATCTGGCGCATTATTTGCCTTGGTTCATGATGTTTTATTTGTATTGGGGGTATTTGCTGCGTTTCAACTTGAATTCAACTTAACTGTGTTTGCGGCGATATTGGCGATCATTGGTTATTCATTGAATGATTCGATTATTATCGGTGATCGTATCCGAGAGTTACTTATCTTGAAGCCGACATTAACAATTGCAGAGGTGAATAACTCGGCTATTTCGGCCACTATTTCTCGTACGATGGTGACATCTGGCACCACGTTAATGACAGTTTCGGCATTATGGTTATTGGGTGGTGGTCCTTTAGATGGATTTTCTACTGCGATGTTTATTGGCTTAGTTGTAGGCACATGGTCATCGGTTGCTGTAGCGACGACCCTGCCTGAGTTTTGGGGATTGAATGCCAGCCATTACCAAGTGAGTGAAGTCGAAGAGGTACTTTCAGTCGATAACTCGTCTTATTAA
- the secD gene encoding protein translocase subunit SecD yields the protein MDSYQMKKITNSKTQRKLLNHYAGWKYVVLICTILIMLLSAIPTLYGEDSALQISHKQTPAPMIYTLKQQLEKNHIEVVRIDQSTDQTTIVLAESTAQTRAKAVLEKILPESNNTTLALVSAAPSWLQQMGLQPIKLGLDLRGGVQFLLDVDMEPVFNIRAQQLQDNLRADFREKGIRGVGLSIERSNALAIKFPSDEAKVTLLKLIQKNYPQWKVTETSGLFARVNIPLSEKTEIINLTVQQNLQTMRSRITELGITEAMVQRQGEHRIRIELPGVQDPATAKNVIGATASLAFHELKTVSSGSMLVDSDNGAPIRIARDAILGGEHIIDARASVGEMGAAQVNITLDNAGGKKMSNFTKHNIGNPMATLYSEYSRNLDGTTKKTNKVISVATIQAQLGSQFRITGAGSMGDAQELALLLRAGSLTAPVTIVEERTIGPSLGAENIQNGFSALALGLGLTLIFMALWYRRLGWIANVALLANIIMLFGLLALIPGAVLTLPGIAGLVLTVGMAVDTNVLVFERIRDKLREGRSFAQAINSGFDSAFSTIVDANITTLIIAIVLYSIGQGPVQGFALTLGLGILTSMFTGIFVSRALINKLWGRDTRHDLKV from the coding sequence ATGGACAGCTATCAAATGAAAAAAATAACGAATTCCAAGACACAACGTAAACTACTTAACCACTATGCTGGTTGGAAATACGTTGTACTTATCTGCACAATTTTAATCATGCTCTTAAGTGCGATTCCAACCTTATATGGTGAAGATTCGGCACTGCAAATTAGTCATAAGCAAACTCCAGCGCCGATGATTTATACGCTTAAACAACAGCTCGAAAAAAATCATATTGAAGTAGTTCGTATTGACCAAAGTACTGATCAAACGACGATTGTATTGGCGGAATCAACAGCACAAACACGTGCGAAAGCGGTACTCGAAAAAATATTACCGGAGAGTAATAATACTACATTGGCATTGGTTTCAGCTGCGCCTTCATGGTTACAGCAAATGGGATTACAGCCGATAAAGTTGGGACTTGACTTACGTGGTGGTGTGCAGTTTTTGCTGGATGTTGATATGGAGCCTGTTTTCAATATACGTGCTCAACAGTTACAGGATAACTTGCGGGCGGATTTTCGTGAAAAGGGCATCCGCGGTGTCGGTCTTAGTATTGAGCGTAGTAATGCGCTCGCGATTAAGTTTCCAAGTGACGAAGCAAAAGTGACGTTGCTGAAATTAATACAGAAAAACTACCCTCAATGGAAAGTCACTGAAACGTCAGGTTTGTTTGCTCGGGTTAATATTCCGTTATCTGAAAAAACAGAAATTATTAATTTAACGGTACAGCAAAACTTGCAGACAATGCGTAGCCGTATAACCGAACTTGGTATTACCGAGGCGATGGTACAGCGTCAAGGTGAGCATCGTATCCGTATTGAGTTACCGGGCGTACAAGATCCTGCAACTGCAAAAAATGTTATTGGCGCGACAGCGAGTTTGGCATTTCACGAGTTGAAAACCGTGAGCAGCGGTAGCATGTTGGTCGATAGTGATAACGGAGCGCCAATCCGTATTGCGCGTGATGCTATTTTAGGTGGTGAACATATTATTGATGCCCGCGCCAGTGTTGGTGAGATGGGCGCTGCACAGGTTAATATTACGTTAGATAATGCCGGTGGAAAAAAGATGTCGAATTTTACCAAGCACAATATTGGTAATCCGATGGCGACGTTATACAGCGAATACAGCCGTAATCTTGATGGCACGACCAAAAAAACCAATAAGGTTATTAGTGTCGCCACTATCCAAGCGCAGTTAGGCAGCCAGTTTAGAATAACAGGTGCAGGCAGTATGGGGGATGCGCAGGAGTTAGCTTTATTATTACGTGCAGGCTCGTTAACAGCCCCTGTTACCATTGTTGAAGAAAGAACAATTGGTCCATCTCTGGGGGCTGAAAATATTCAAAATGGCTTTTCTGCATTGGCGTTAGGGTTGGGCTTAACTTTGATATTCATGGCCTTATGGTATCGTCGATTAGGCTGGATTGCGAATGTTGCGCTACTGGCTAATATCATTATGTTATTTGGTTTATTAGCGCTAATTCCAGGTGCGGTATTAACATTACCCGGTATTGCAGGGTTAGTACTGACTGTTGGTATGGCTGTTGATACCAACGTACTGGTATTTGAACGTATTCGTGACAAGTTGAGGGAAGGGCGGAGTTTTGCTCAAGCAATTAATAGTGGTTTTGATAGTGCGTTTAGCACCATTGTTGATGCCAATATTACGACATTAATTATTGCCATTGTACTGTATTCCATTGGGCAGGGGCCTGTTCAAGGCTTCGCGTTAACACTGGGTTTAGGTATTTTGACCAGTATGTTTACAGGTATTTTTGTTTCCCGTGCATTAATCAATAAATTATGGGGTCGTGATACTCGTCATGACTTAAAGGTATAG
- a CDS encoding type IV pilin protein, which yields MKSQNQSKSAGFTLIELVIVIIVLGVLASVAIPKFINLQRDAKIATLSGIAGQLEDQSKIAHLRAQMDNIPVSKDCFGDCNGHLFWDGSREAGHYFIMTADGTKLYMEWGYPLYTPIENNSVTNINFKSAMGLNDSEFVFVEGYPLKIFPRLWADKLATVELDDYKCYVAYTSATSVDGNDIRIVSDDC from the coding sequence GTGAAGAGTCAGAACCAGAGTAAATCTGCGGGATTTACATTAATCGAATTAGTTATTGTTATTATTGTTTTAGGGGTCTTAGCCAGTGTTGCGATACCTAAGTTCATTAATCTTCAGCGTGATGCTAAAATTGCGACACTGTCTGGAATTGCAGGCCAGCTTGAAGACCAGAGTAAGATCGCTCATTTAAGAGCGCAGATGGATAATATACCGGTTAGTAAAGACTGTTTTGGTGACTGTAATGGACACCTATTTTGGGATGGTTCTCGCGAGGCCGGACATTATTTTATTATGACAGCTGATGGAACGAAGTTATACATGGAGTGGGGCTACCCACTTTATACTCCTATTGAAAATAATAGTGTCACAAATATTAACTTTAAATCTGCGATGGGACTCAATGACAGTGAGTTTGTTTTTGTTGAAGGTTATCCACTTAAGATATTTCCCCGACTATGGGCTGATAAACTCGCTACAGTAGAGCTGGATGATTATAAGTGTTACGTTGCATATACTTCTGCAACTTCAGTTGATGGTAATGATATTAGAATTGTTAGTGATGATTGTTAG
- the pgsA gene encoding CDP-diacylglycerol--glycerol-3-phosphate 3-phosphatidyltransferase, translated as MKNIPNILTLFRVILIPFFVLAFYLPIENSFYIAAWIFFIAGITDYLDGYLARRWNVSSKLGAFLDPVADKIMVITALVMVAGDHDRIVATVGEHSALWVMIPTLIMIGRELAISGLREWMADLGKRANVAVGNAGKWKTSFQMMALGGFIWQQGPWMVYLAYIVFYAAMVLTVVSMVQYFAAAWGELMSED; from the coding sequence ATGAAAAACATACCAAATATTTTAACTTTGTTTCGCGTGATTTTAATTCCTTTTTTTGTTCTCGCGTTTTATTTACCAATTGAAAATTCGTTTTATATCGCAGCATGGATCTTCTTTATTGCAGGAATAACGGATTATCTTGATGGTTATCTAGCAAGACGCTGGAATGTATCAAGTAAGCTTGGCGCGTTTCTTGACCCAGTAGCAGATAAAATTATGGTTATCACTGCATTAGTGATGGTCGCTGGCGATCACGACCGCATCGTTGCAACTGTTGGCGAACACAGTGCACTATGGGTAATGATCCCAACACTTATTATGATTGGACGAGAACTGGCCATTTCAGGGTTACGTGAATGGATGGCAGATCTAGGCAAACGTGCTAATGTTGCTGTTGGTAACGCTGGTAAGTGGAAAACAAGTTTTCAAATGATGGCGCTAGGTGGTTTCATTTGGCAGCAGGGCCCTTGGATGGTTTATCTTGCTTATATTGTTTTCTATGCAGCGATGGTATTAACAGTTGTTTCTATGGTGCAGTACTTTGCTGCGGCGTGGGGCGAACTAATGAGTGAAGATTAA
- the uvrC gene encoding excinuclease ABC subunit UvrC, translating into MSSGIFYFMPSKQQFNHQDFLKTVSHQPGVYRMYDHKDVVIYVGKAKDLHKRLSSYFRKTVDREKTRVLVTHIANIDVTVTHSETEALVLEHTYIKRYQPRYNVSLRDDKSYPYILLTDHEHPQLMSIRSKNKRKGQYFGPYPSGSAVRESLHLMQKLFPVRQCEDSYYQNRSRPCLQFQLKRCLGPCVKMDNPDEYKQQVELAALFLKGKNTDVINELVIKMELASQALDFEAAARYRDQIQALRTIQEQQYVTSDLGEMDVIGFAFKNGIACVHLLFVRAGKVFGSRSYFPKVPANTDNSEVIQAFLLQYYLNKETQQAIPKEVLLTELPEEHELIESSLSQLAERRIKLTNPKRGDRSKFLRLALTNAETALTTKLATKSTVLNRFKELEKVLNFNGKIQRMECFDISHTGGEQTVASCVVFNRDGPNKTDYRHFNISGITGGDDYAAMAQALERRFKKVTEVDKIPDILFIDGGKGQMTQAEQVLTQFADNFISKRPMIIGIAKGVTRKAGLETLILSGALDNVADTEFYLPSDSPALHLVQHIRDESHRFAITGHRARRNKVKRTSALENIPGVGPKRRQVLLKFMGGLQQLRRASREEIAKIPGISIDLAEKIYDSLHQ; encoded by the coding sequence ATGTCTTCGGGCATCTTTTATTTTATGCCTTCAAAACAACAATTCAATCATCAAGACTTCTTAAAGACTGTTTCACACCAGCCAGGTGTTTATCGCATGTATGACCATAAAGATGTGGTTATTTATGTCGGAAAAGCGAAAGACTTACATAAACGCTTAAGCAGCTATTTTCGAAAAACCGTCGATCGAGAAAAAACCCGCGTATTGGTTACCCATATTGCCAATATTGATGTGACGGTCACGCATTCAGAAACAGAAGCCTTAGTACTCGAACATACCTATATTAAACGCTATCAACCGCGCTATAACGTGTCGTTACGTGATGATAAGTCCTACCCTTATATTTTACTAACAGATCACGAACACCCTCAATTGATGTCTATTCGCAGTAAGAATAAGCGTAAAGGGCAATATTTTGGTCCTTATCCAAGTGGCAGCGCAGTACGTGAAAGCCTACACCTAATGCAAAAGCTCTTTCCGGTACGGCAGTGTGAGGATAGTTATTATCAAAATCGCTCTCGTCCTTGTTTACAGTTTCAACTAAAGCGCTGTTTAGGTCCTTGTGTGAAAATGGATAACCCTGATGAATATAAGCAACAGGTTGAACTTGCAGCTTTATTTTTAAAGGGTAAAAACACGGATGTCATTAATGAATTAGTGATTAAAATGGAGCTGGCTAGCCAAGCGTTAGACTTTGAAGCTGCAGCACGCTATCGGGATCAGATCCAAGCATTAAGAACAATTCAAGAACAGCAATATGTCACATCTGATTTAGGTGAAATGGACGTAATAGGCTTTGCCTTTAAAAATGGTATCGCCTGTGTTCATTTATTATTTGTGCGTGCGGGTAAAGTATTTGGTAGTCGTAGTTATTTTCCTAAAGTACCGGCGAATACAGATAATAGTGAAGTGATCCAAGCATTCCTTTTACAATATTATCTAAATAAAGAAACACAGCAGGCAATCCCTAAAGAAGTGCTGTTAACCGAACTACCTGAAGAGCACGAATTAATTGAATCAAGTTTGAGCCAGTTAGCCGAGCGTAGAATAAAACTAACTAATCCTAAACGAGGTGATCGTTCTAAATTTTTAAGGTTAGCACTTACTAACGCTGAAACTGCATTAACCACCAAGTTAGCAACCAAAAGTACGGTGCTTAATCGGTTTAAAGAATTAGAAAAAGTATTGAACTTCAACGGAAAGATTCAGCGTATGGAATGCTTTGATATCAGTCATACGGGTGGTGAGCAAACCGTTGCATCTTGCGTTGTTTTTAACCGTGATGGGCCAAATAAAACAGATTATCGCCATTTTAATATCAGTGGTATTACTGGTGGTGATGATTATGCAGCGATGGCACAAGCGTTAGAGCGTCGTTTCAAAAAAGTTACTGAAGTAGATAAAATACCTGATATTTTATTTATTGATGGCGGTAAAGGTCAAATGACCCAAGCTGAGCAAGTACTCACTCAATTTGCAGATAACTTTATCAGTAAAAGACCAATGATCATTGGTATTGCGAAAGGGGTGACGCGTAAAGCTGGTTTAGAAACATTAATTTTATCTGGCGCCTTGGATAATGTTGCTGATACCGAGTTTTATTTACCCAGCGATTCGCCAGCTTTACACCTCGTTCAGCATATCCGTGATGAGTCCCACCGTTTTGCTATCACTGGACACCGTGCACGTCGAAATAAAGTTAAACGCACGAGCGCTTTAGAGAATATCCCTGGAGTAGGACCGAAGCGTCGTCAGGTATTACTTAAATTTATGGGGGGATTACAGCAATTACGTCGTGCAAGTAGGGAGGAAATAGCAAAAATACCAGGTATAAGCATTGATTTGGCAGAAAAAATTTATGATTCATTGCATCAATAA
- the uvrY gene encoding UvrY/SirA/GacA family response regulator transcription factor: MINVFLVDDHELVRTGIRRILEDVRGIKVVGEVSCGEDAVQFCRENQPDVILMDMNMPGIGGLEATRKILRNNPDIKIIVLTIHTEEPFPSKVMQAGGAGYLTKSAAPEEVLGAIRKVHSGQRYIAPEIAQQMALSQFSSADENPFQSLSERELQIMMMITKGQKVVDIAEQLHLNSKTVNAYRYRLFSKLNINGDVELTHLAIRHGILDADTL, from the coding sequence TTGATTAATGTATTCCTTGTCGATGATCACGAATTAGTCCGTACCGGAATTCGCCGAATTCTTGAAGATGTACGTGGTATTAAAGTCGTGGGTGAAGTTTCATGCGGAGAGGATGCCGTTCAGTTTTGTCGAGAAAACCAACCAGATGTAATCTTGATGGACATGAACATGCCAGGTATTGGCGGATTAGAAGCTACCCGTAAAATTTTACGGAACAACCCTGATATTAAAATTATCGTGTTAACGATACACACGGAAGAACCTTTCCCAAGCAAAGTAATGCAAGCGGGTGGTGCAGGCTACTTAACTAAAAGTGCAGCGCCAGAGGAAGTATTAGGGGCTATTCGTAAAGTGCATAGTGGACAGCGTTATATTGCGCCAGAAATTGCACAACAAATGGCATTAAGTCAATTTTCATCTGCTGATGAGAATCCTTTCCAAAGTTTGTCTGAACGTGAGTTACAAATCATGATGATGATCACGAAAGGACAAAAAGTGGTTGATATTGCCGAACAGCTACACCTTAACTCTAAGACGGTTAATGCTTATCGCTATCGCTTATTCAGTAAGCTTAATATTAATGGTGACGTAGAACTGACTCACCTAGCGATTAGACACGGTATCTTAGATGCAGATACACTATAA
- a CDS encoding oxidoreductase-like domain-containing protein, whose product MEKPKQQSIEKPYPPADDDCCGGGACCPCVWDHYYEQRKLWNAQRAALIEQAE is encoded by the coding sequence ATGGAAAAGCCAAAACAACAATCAATAGAAAAACCTTACCCACCTGCCGACGATGATTGCTGTGGTGGTGGCGCTTGCTGTCCGTGCGTTTGGGATCATTACTATGAACAACGAAAATTGTGGAATGCACAGCGTGCAGCTCTGATTGAGCAAGCAGAGTAA